One window of the Thunnus albacares chromosome 3, fThuAlb1.1, whole genome shotgun sequence genome contains the following:
- the nthl1 gene encoding endonuclease III-like protein 1 — translation MLSVRCSTRVSNAASCFIMASPYFMHRRAAAIRRGNQPAGCTPAASLRSKLTNKRRDAAPVAYVAVKAEEEEARISEQRPSSAPLSTGGCHEPLQQAAVQPKTETDAVPLSSPRRRRRQLKVEYDDDDGVLPVKTEHWEPPEWKKQLGFIREMRSSRDAPVDQMGAEKCYDTEAPAHVRRFQVLVSLMLSSQTKDQVTGAAMQKLRAHGCTVENVLATDDDTLGKLIYPVGFWRNKVKYLKLTSAVLQKEFGGDIPDSVEGLVRLPGVGPKMAHLAMNIAWDQVSGIGVDTHVHRISNRLGWLRKPTKNPEETRKALEEWLPRELWGEINWLLVGFGQQVCLPINPLCSVCLNQHSCPSAHKNSPAKRPKAGSQRSPSPTSSFKAKTEPGSAVKDERITEESLTRPVSPTKHRRKLKSKINH, via the exons ATGCTTTCCGTCCGCTGCAGCACGCGGGTCAGTAATGCAGCCTCGTGTTTTATAATGGCCTCTCCTTACTTCATGCACCGCAGGGCTGCAGCCATTCGGAGAGGTAACCAACCTGCCGGCTGCACACCTGCGGCCTCTCTCAGGTCCAAACTTACCAACAAACGGAGGGACGCGGCTCCAGTCGCCTATGTGGCGGTgaaggcggaggaggaggaggcgaggATCTCTGAGCAAAGACCCTCCTCGGCCCCCTTATCGACGG GTGGTTGCCATGAACCCCTCCAACAGGCCGCCGTGCAGCCAAAAACAGAAACCGACGCCGTCCCGCTGTCGTCACCCCGCCGCCGCAGGAGACAGCTAAAGGTGGAGTATGACGATGATGATGGCGTTTTGCCGGTGAAGACGGAGCACTGGGAGCCTCCTGAGTGGAAGAAACAATTAGGATTTATTCGTGAGATGAGGAGCAGCCGTGACGCACCTGTAGATCAGATGGGAGCAGAGAAATGCTACGACACAGAGGCTCCTGCACAT GTGAGACGTTTCCAGGTGTTGGTGTCACTAATGCTGTCTAGTCAGACTAAGGACCAGGTGACAGGAGCCGCTATGCAGAAGCTCCGAGCTCACGGCTGCACTGTGGAAAACGTACTCGCTACTGATGATGACACGTTGGGGAAACTCATCTACCCCGTCGGCTTCTGGAGG AATAAGGTGAAGTATCTGAAGCTGACATCAGCCGTGCTGCAGAAGGAGTTTGGAGGGGACATCCCGGACAGCGTGGAGGGGCTGGTCCGCCTGCCAGGAGTTGGACCCAAGATGGCTCACCTGGCTATGAACATCGCCTGGGACCAGGTGTCCGGCATAG GCGTGGACACACATGTGCATCGCATCTCTAACAGGCTGGGCTGGCTCAGGAAGCCGACCAAGAACCCGGAGGAAACACGCAAGGCCCTGGAGGAGTGGTTACCCAG GGAGCTGTGGGGTGAGATCAACTGGCTGCTGGTGGGGTTCGGACAGCAGGTTTGTCTACCCATCAAcccactctgctctgtgtgtctgaaCCAGCATAGCTGCCCATCTGCCCACAAGAACTCTCCAGCAAAGAGGCCTAAAGCTGGATCCCAGCGCTCTCCAAGTCCAACCTCTTCCTTCAAAGCAAAAACTGAACCTGGGTCTGCTGTTAAAGATGAGAGGATAACAGAGGAGTCACTGACCAGACCTGTTTCCCCCACTAAACACAGAAGGAAGCTAAAAAGCAAGATTAACCACTga